One region of Flavobacterium sp. GSB-24 genomic DNA includes:
- a CDS encoding triple tyrosine motif-containing protein yields MKFIVRPFALTLLFFIQNISFSQVKNIGIPDIKNYKRSEYKGGTQNWSIDQDKNGNIYFANNSGLIQFDGSNWHKYSLPNKSEIRSLKIDPSGRIFVGGNNEFGYFKIDEKGILKYHSLYNLLSPIDKENINLIWRIHLFRGEVIFQSFSKVFFLKNEKITTLSAPHKFQFSFLVNNRLYFQDKTLGMLEYKNRRLTAVEGTTLFNDKEIWSLFPLPNNRLLYATLEKGLFVSENGTIKPWATEANDFIKKNTSLGGSIIKNKFIVLNSVLDGAIICDLNGKILQHLNRQKGIQNNTILASFIDNKNNIWLGLDNGITFINENSPFSYFDYSYNIGTVYASTTFEDNLYVATNQGLFYHPWGKSFKDSPFTRVEGTISQVWNIQVLNNVLICASNSGALVIEKNRVSKILDNKGYFGFKKIPNHENYIIGESYSGFSVFKKSATGYDYLHQVKGFDETTNNFSVEIDENYLWLKKNPFLYQVKLSDDLKRFDFMKKHTNISENHKGINSLQNINGKVYFQVRNHFYRYSVEQEAFFEDKKISNLFKGIPTINTLIEDPSGNLWYAFNESLGVLVKNHNGTYAKKQAIFSNLTGNLVNNYVSVNAIDPQNIFIGLTDRLAHYNSTISNAFMTKPKAFIESFSFPGDTILTGNLTNQAESYSIPYKSNRVKFTFASPIYENQENVMYSYRLEPFEENWRGWSSTAIKEYTNLREGNYVMKLKARNSYGIESNIAEVEFTVSPPWYRHFLAYLFYLILILLGAYLISIRIKLKIRKNRYYETIEQRRLYLERESKIRHEQHDLEKEIEKLKNDKLQIKILAKDKELVNNSLQVVKKNKVLNGIIHKLKDIDTSILDDNTKSEFSKLHKSIVKEVNTDKSWKDLEKHIKNVHFEFLKRLKGQYPTISPRELDLSTYLLMNMSTKEIAEIMNISTGGVELARYRLRKKLGLNKKENLIGFLMSI; encoded by the coding sequence ATGAAATTCATAGTTAGACCTTTTGCACTTACATTACTATTTTTCATACAAAACATAAGTTTTTCTCAGGTAAAAAACATTGGAATTCCAGATATTAAAAATTACAAAAGATCAGAATACAAAGGAGGAACTCAAAACTGGAGTATAGACCAGGATAAAAACGGAAATATCTATTTTGCAAACAACAGTGGTTTGATCCAATTTGATGGATCTAACTGGCATAAATATTCATTACCTAATAAATCTGAAATACGAAGCTTAAAAATTGATCCTTCAGGAAGAATTTTTGTTGGAGGAAACAATGAATTTGGTTATTTTAAAATTGATGAAAAAGGAATATTAAAATATCATTCCCTCTACAATCTATTAAGTCCTATTGATAAGGAAAACATTAATCTGATTTGGAGAATTCATCTCTTTAGAGGAGAGGTTATATTTCAATCTTTTTCAAAAGTATTTTTCCTGAAAAACGAAAAAATAACCACTTTAAGCGCACCTCACAAATTCCAGTTTTCATTTTTAGTAAACAATCGCCTTTATTTCCAAGACAAAACATTGGGAATGCTCGAATACAAAAACAGGAGACTGACAGCAGTAGAAGGCACAACTCTTTTTAATGATAAAGAGATTTGGTCTCTTTTTCCTTTACCAAATAATCGATTATTATATGCAACTTTAGAAAAAGGGCTTTTTGTTTCAGAAAATGGCACAATAAAACCTTGGGCAACAGAAGCAAATGATTTCATCAAGAAAAATACTTCTCTTGGCGGATCTATAATTAAAAACAAATTTATAGTGCTAAATTCTGTACTAGACGGCGCTATTATTTGTGATTTAAACGGAAAGATACTTCAGCATTTAAATAGACAAAAAGGCATTCAAAACAATACCATCTTAGCATCATTTATAGATAATAAAAACAACATCTGGCTTGGTCTGGACAATGGTATTACATTTATTAATGAGAATTCTCCTTTTTCTTATTTTGATTACAGTTATAATATAGGAACAGTTTATGCCTCAACAACATTTGAAGATAATTTATATGTTGCCACCAATCAAGGTTTATTTTATCATCCGTGGGGGAAATCGTTTAAGGACAGCCCATTTACAAGAGTCGAAGGAACAATTTCTCAAGTTTGGAATATTCAAGTTTTAAACAATGTCCTTATCTGCGCCAGTAACAGCGGCGCATTGGTAATTGAAAAGAACAGAGTATCAAAAATATTAGATAATAAAGGATATTTTGGATTCAAAAAAATTCCAAATCATGAAAATTATATTATTGGCGAAAGCTATAGCGGATTTTCTGTTTTCAAAAAATCTGCAACAGGTTATGATTATTTACATCAAGTAAAAGGATTTGATGAAACTACAAATAACTTTTCTGTAGAAATAGATGAAAACTATTTATGGCTTAAGAAAAACCCTTTCCTCTACCAAGTAAAATTATCAGACGACTTGAAGAGGTTTGATTTTATGAAAAAACATACTAATATTTCTGAAAATCATAAAGGAATCAACAGCCTGCAAAATATTAATGGTAAAGTTTATTTTCAAGTCCGCAATCATTTTTATAGATATTCAGTTGAGCAGGAGGCTTTTTTTGAAGATAAAAAGATTAGTAATTTATTTAAAGGAATTCCAACTATTAATACATTGATTGAAGATCCTTCAGGAAATTTATGGTATGCATTTAATGAATCTCTAGGAGTATTGGTTAAAAACCACAATGGAACTTACGCTAAAAAACAAGCTATATTTTCAAACTTGACAGGAAATTTAGTGAACAATTATGTATCTGTAAATGCTATTGATCCTCAAAATATTTTTATAGGTTTAACGGATCGTTTAGCCCATTACAATTCTACCATTTCAAATGCATTCATGACAAAACCGAAAGCATTCATTGAAAGTTTTTCTTTTCCTGGCGATACTATTTTGACAGGTAATCTAACAAACCAGGCAGAATCGTACAGTATACCATATAAGTCCAATCGAGTAAAATTTACTTTCGCATCGCCAATATACGAAAATCAAGAAAATGTAATGTATTCTTATAGGTTGGAGCCTTTTGAAGAAAACTGGAGAGGATGGTCGTCTACCGCCATAAAAGAATATACCAATTTGAGAGAAGGAAATTATGTAATGAAATTAAAAGCCAGAAACAGCTACGGCATAGAGTCTAATATTGCTGAAGTTGAATTTACTGTTTCTCCGCCATGGTACAGACATTTCCTTGCTTATCTATTTTATCTAATTCTCATTTTACTGGGTGCTTACTTAATATCTATCAGAATTAAACTAAAGATCAGAAAAAATAGATACTACGAAACAATTGAACAACGAAGATTATATCTTGAAAGAGAATCTAAAATAAGACATGAGCAACATGATTTGGAGAAAGAAATTGAAAAATTAAAAAATGATAAACTTCAAATTAAAATCTTAGCAAAAGATAAAGAACTAGTAAACAACTCATTACAAGTTGTAAAAAAGAACAAAGTATTAAACGGAATTATTCATAAACTTAAAGACATTGATACCAGCATATTAGACGACAATACTAAATCTGAGTTTAGCAAATTACACAAAAGTATTGTAAAAGAAGTTAATACAGATAAAAGCTGGAAAGACTTAGAAAAACACATTAAAAACGTTCATTTTGAGTTCTTAAAGCGCCTTAAAGGCCAATACCCTACTATTTCGCCAAGAGAATTAGATTTGTCGACTTATTTACTAATGAATATGTCAACCAAAGAAATAGCCGAAATTATGAACATTTCAACTGGGGGAGTTGAATTAGCTCGTTATCGTCTGAGAAAAAAATTAGGATTAAATAAAAAAGAAAACCTAATTGGGTTTTTAATGAGTATTTAA